In a single window of the Vibrio celticus genome:
- the xdhB gene encoding xanthine dehydrogenase molybdopterin binding subunit codes for MSKSHEHAMTHEEMVTIAKQDLKTGVGKSVKHDSAAKQVTGEAVYIDDRLEFPNQLHVYARLSTQAHANITKIDLSPCYEFEGVAIAIQAKDVPGELDIGAILPGDPLLADGKVEYYGQPVIAVAANDLETARKAAHAAIIEYEELPAILDVKEALEKEHFVTESHTQQRGDSKAALAKAKHVISGDLEIGGQEHFYLETQISSVMPTEDGGMIVYTSTQNPTEVQKLVAEVIGVPMHKVVIDMRRMGGGFGGKETQAASPACMAAVIAHLTGRPTKMRLLRNEDMQQTGKRHPFYNQYTVGFDDNGVIQGADITVAGNCGYSPDLSSSIVDRAMFHSDNAYYLGDATVVGHRCKTNTASNTAYRGFGGPQGMMTIEHIMDEIARYLKKDPLEVRKANYYGEEGRNVTHYYQTVEDNFLPEITEQLERSSDYHARRKEIAEFNKQSPILKKGLAITPVKFGISFTATFLNQAGALIHIYTDGSIHLNHGGTEMGQGLNIKVAQIVAQEFQVDVERIQITATNTDKVPNTSPTAASSGADLNGKAAQNAAITIKQRLIDFASSHFKVWPEEVVFKNGMVQIRDEIMTFKSFVELAWFNQISLSSTGFYRTPKIYYDHEKARGRPFYYYAYGASCSEVIVDTLTGENKILRVDILHDVGASLNPAIDIGQVEGGFVQGVGWLTTEELVWNQQGRLMTNGPASYKIPAIADMPIDFRTHLLENRSNPEDTVFNSKAVGEPPFMLGMSVWSALKDAISYVAVDGAIPKLNTPATPERILMAIQEVSETAPTSVDAQSETA; via the coding sequence ATGTCTAAATCACACGAGCATGCGATGACCCACGAAGAGATGGTTACCATTGCAAAACAAGATCTAAAAACTGGCGTCGGAAAAAGCGTTAAACACGACAGTGCAGCCAAGCAAGTAACGGGCGAAGCGGTATACATTGATGACCGCCTAGAGTTCCCAAATCAGCTGCATGTCTACGCTCGCCTGAGCACGCAAGCACACGCCAACATCACCAAAATAGACCTGTCACCGTGTTACGAATTTGAAGGCGTGGCAATTGCCATTCAAGCCAAAGATGTGCCAGGTGAACTGGATATCGGTGCCATCCTTCCGGGTGACCCACTGCTTGCTGATGGCAAAGTCGAATATTACGGTCAACCTGTGATTGCCGTGGCAGCTAACGATTTAGAAACCGCACGTAAAGCCGCACACGCTGCAATCATTGAATATGAAGAACTGCCTGCGATTCTTGATGTAAAAGAAGCGCTAGAGAAAGAACACTTCGTCACAGAGAGCCACACTCAACAACGTGGTGACTCTAAAGCAGCACTGGCAAAAGCGAAACACGTGATCTCTGGTGACCTAGAGATCGGCGGCCAAGAGCACTTCTACCTAGAAACTCAAATCAGTAGCGTGATGCCAACCGAAGACGGCGGCATGATCGTGTACACCTCGACTCAAAACCCGACCGAAGTTCAAAAACTGGTTGCGGAAGTGATTGGTGTACCGATGCACAAAGTCGTGATTGATATGCGTCGTATGGGTGGTGGTTTCGGTGGTAAAGAGACCCAAGCGGCCTCTCCAGCATGTATGGCTGCGGTTATTGCTCACCTTACAGGTCGACCTACAAAAATGCGTTTGCTGCGCAATGAAGACATGCAGCAAACTGGTAAACGCCACCCGTTCTACAATCAATATACGGTCGGTTTTGACGACAATGGTGTGATTCAAGGTGCCGATATTACCGTTGCAGGTAACTGTGGCTACTCGCCAGACTTATCAAGTTCTATTGTCGACCGCGCGATGTTCCACTCAGACAACGCCTATTATCTAGGTGATGCAACTGTGGTCGGTCATCGATGCAAAACCAATACAGCATCGAACACCGCTTACCGTGGCTTTGGTGGCCCGCAAGGCATGATGACGATTGAACACATCATGGACGAGATTGCGCGTTACCTGAAAAAAGATCCTTTGGAAGTACGTAAGGCGAACTACTACGGTGAAGAAGGCCGTAACGTGACCCATTACTACCAAACCGTTGAAGACAACTTTTTACCTGAGATAACCGAACAGCTTGAACGCAGCAGTGACTATCACGCACGTCGTAAAGAAATCGCTGAGTTCAACAAGCAAAGCCCTATCTTGAAGAAAGGCCTTGCGATCACACCAGTGAAATTCGGCATCTCGTTTACTGCGACTTTCTTGAACCAAGCAGGTGCGCTCATCCATATCTACACCGATGGCAGTATTCATTTGAATCACGGTGGTACGGAAATGGGGCAAGGCTTGAACATCAAAGTGGCACAAATCGTTGCACAGGAGTTCCAAGTCGATGTCGAACGTATCCAGATCACCGCTACAAACACAGACAAAGTTCCGAACACATCACCAACCGCAGCCTCATCGGGCGCCGACCTCAACGGTAAGGCCGCGCAAAACGCCGCAATAACGATTAAGCAGCGCCTGATCGACTTTGCTTCTTCGCACTTCAAAGTGTGGCCTGAAGAAGTGGTGTTTAAGAACGGCATGGTGCAAATCCGCGACGAAATCATGACCTTCAAATCATTTGTTGAACTGGCTTGGTTTAACCAAATCTCGCTATCGAGCACTGGCTTCTACCGCACTCCGAAGATCTATTACGATCACGAGAAAGCACGCGGTCGCCCGTTCTACTACTACGCGTATGGCGCATCTTGTTCAGAGGTTATCGTCGATACTCTAACCGGCGAAAACAAGATTCTACGTGTGGATATTCTGCATGATGTGGGCGCTTCCTTGAACCCTGCGATTGATATCGGCCAAGTTGAAGGTGGCTTTGTGCAAGGTGTCGGCTGGCTAACAACGGAAGAGTTGGTGTGGAACCAACAAGGCCGCTTAATGACCAATGGCCCTGCGAGTTACAAAATCCCTGCGATTGCTGATATGCCGATTGATTTCAGAACGCACCTTTTGGAAAACCGCAGCAACCCAGAAGACACAGTCTTCAACTCGAAAGCCGTGGGTGAACCACCTTTCATGTTGGGTATGTCGGTATGGAGCGCACTGAAAGATGCCATTAGCTATGTCGCTGTCGATGGCGCGATTCCAAAGCTCAACACGCCTGCAACGCCAGAGCGCATTCTGATGGCGATTCAGGAAGTCTCTGAAACGGCTCCGACTTCGGTCGATGCACAATCAGAAACGGCTTAA
- the xdhC gene encoding xanthine dehydrogenase accessory protein XdhC — MFKDNWIHELAKLEENYEPCVMVTVLEDRGSVPRDAGTKMLVTRDRIIATIGGGHLEHVATKMAREMLIASEKSLKVERFNLGARLGQCCGGMATLSFEPIGTQQNHLVLFGAGHVAKALLHIVATLPFRVTWIDEREEVFPETLPHGVKKLVSDDPVGEVKHMPPNSYYLVMTHNHQLDFDLTKAIIDREDSRYFGMIGSLTKRKKFDFRLEQRGYSQEQIETMLCPIGISAVNGKHPAEIAVSVAGELIAHYQGQALEQKRPTKQYRNQDLTDQHSQPSDVGEPPLEEKIA; from the coding sequence ATGTTTAAGGATAATTGGATTCACGAACTGGCAAAACTGGAAGAGAACTACGAGCCATGTGTGATGGTGACAGTGCTTGAAGACAGAGGCTCAGTGCCGCGTGATGCGGGTACCAAGATGCTTGTCACTCGTGACCGAATCATCGCTACGATTGGTGGTGGTCACCTTGAACATGTGGCCACTAAAATGGCGCGTGAGATGCTGATTGCCAGTGAAAAATCACTCAAAGTAGAACGCTTCAACCTAGGCGCTCGTCTAGGCCAATGTTGTGGCGGAATGGCGACGTTAAGCTTTGAACCAATTGGCACTCAGCAGAATCACCTTGTGCTGTTTGGCGCTGGCCACGTTGCCAAAGCGCTGCTGCACATTGTCGCGACTCTGCCCTTCCGTGTGACCTGGATTGATGAACGTGAAGAAGTGTTCCCTGAAACGCTGCCACACGGTGTTAAAAAGCTTGTTTCAGATGATCCGGTCGGTGAAGTGAAACACATGCCACCAAACAGCTACTACCTTGTGATGACCCACAACCACCAGCTCGATTTTGACCTAACCAAAGCCATTATCGACCGTGAAGACAGCCGTTACTTCGGAATGATTGGATCACTCACTAAGCGCAAGAAGTTCGACTTCCGCTTAGAGCAACGCGGCTACAGCCAAGAGCAAATTGAAACCATGCTTTGCCCGATTGGCATTAGCGCTGTGAATGGCAAACATCCGGCTGAAATTGCGGTATCGGTTGCGGGTGAACTGATCGCACACTATCAAGGCCAAGCCCTTGAACAAAAGCGCCCGACCAAACAATATCGAAATCAGGATTTGACCGATCAACACAGTCAACCAAGCGACGTAGGCGAACCACCATTGGAAGAGAAGATCGCCTAA
- the guaD gene encoding guanine deaminase: MTTQRKAYRASILHSVADPKDVGIDESYDYFEDGVLVVENGHVVDLGHADEVLARQPKTLEVKEYKDKLITSGFIDTHIHYPQTGMIASYGEQLLDWLENYTFPEEKRFKNPVYAHKVAKLFLDELASNGTTTALVFGTVHKESVNVFFEEAEKCNLRMIAGKVLMDRNAPDYLTDTPESGYADSKELIEKWHNRGRLLYAVTPRFAPTSTPEQLATVGKLLEEYPDVYMHTHLSENEKEIEWVKSLFPERDSYLDVYDHYGLLHKRSVFAHGIHLSDCECKRLADTESAIAFCPTSNLFLGSGLFRLPEMEEHGIRVGVGTDVGAGTSFSILQTMSEAYKIMQLQHKKLHPAKSLFLATLGGARSLHLEDKIGNLEVGKEADFVVLDLHATQLMRFRMEQATKLEEKLFVLMSLGDDRTVSETYIYGEKAYDVNFKDYKKLVS, from the coding sequence ATGACAACGCAACGCAAAGCTTATCGCGCCAGTATTTTACACAGCGTCGCCGACCCAAAAGACGTCGGCATTGATGAGTCTTACGACTATTTTGAAGATGGTGTTTTAGTGGTTGAGAACGGCCATGTCGTCGACCTCGGGCATGCCGACGAGGTATTGGCTCGCCAACCTAAAACACTCGAAGTAAAAGAATACAAAGACAAACTGATCACCTCTGGCTTTATTGATACGCACATCCACTACCCTCAAACAGGGATGATCGCGTCTTACGGTGAACAGCTACTCGATTGGTTAGAGAACTACACCTTCCCAGAAGAAAAGCGCTTCAAAAACCCAGTTTACGCACACAAAGTGGCGAAGCTATTTCTAGACGAGTTAGCCAGCAACGGCACCACCACGGCACTGGTATTTGGCACGGTACACAAAGAGTCGGTCAACGTATTCTTCGAAGAAGCTGAGAAGTGCAACCTACGCATGATCGCAGGTAAGGTATTGATGGATCGCAACGCTCCAGACTACCTTACCGACACTCCAGAATCTGGCTATGCTGACTCCAAGGAATTGATTGAAAAATGGCATAACCGCGGCCGTTTGCTTTACGCGGTGACACCTCGTTTTGCGCCAACCAGCACACCAGAACAACTTGCTACTGTCGGTAAACTGCTAGAAGAATACCCAGACGTGTACATGCACACTCACCTTTCTGAAAACGAGAAAGAGATCGAATGGGTGAAATCGCTGTTCCCAGAGCGCGACAGTTACCTAGATGTCTATGACCATTACGGACTCCTTCACAAACGTTCGGTATTTGCCCATGGTATTCACCTATCAGATTGCGAATGTAAACGCCTTGCTGATACTGAATCTGCCATCGCCTTTTGCCCAACTTCGAACTTATTCTTAGGCTCTGGCCTATTCCGATTACCAGAGATGGAAGAACACGGCATTCGTGTCGGCGTCGGTACTGATGTTGGCGCAGGCACCAGCTTCTCGATTCTGCAAACCATGAGTGAAGCGTATAAGATCATGCAGCTACAACATAAGAAGCTGCACCCGGCTAAGTCGCTATTCTTGGCAACACTAGGCGGTGCTCGCTCGCTGCACCTAGAAGACAAGATTGGTAACTTGGAAGTAGGAAAAGAAGCGGATTTCGTGGTGCTTGACTTGCACGCTACACAACTGATGCGCTTTAGAATGGAACAAGCCACCAAACTGGAAGAGAAACTGTTTGTATTGATGAGCTTGGGTGACGACAGAACCGTTAGCGAGACTTACATCTATGGTGAAAAAGCCTACGATGTGAACTTCAAAGATTACAAGAAGCTCGTTAGTTAG
- a CDS encoding AEC family transporter, which produces MFEQVVSILFPVFALASAGFAVGRWLKPDFKPINRINMDVCIPALVFASLTTMPLDTEQLPLITASLVAVLVPALLMIPICKIFKLNFKAWAPPHMFRNSGNLAIPLFTYTFGESALAPAVLLFVVSACVHISVGLALLSEGNPIKQILKMPIFLAAALAMTLNLSGITVWNPIYEATSLLGQAAVPIMLLSLGSQMVNLKLSGLKVGLLCTAQSLFTGAIAFAIIYFFIPLPTLHLQMMVLFTMLPPAVMNYLFAERFNVEPPKVASMVLFGNFLSVVTLPILLSFALSMSS; this is translated from the coding sequence ATGTTCGAACAGGTCGTCAGCATTCTGTTTCCCGTTTTTGCTTTAGCCAGTGCTGGCTTTGCGGTCGGTCGTTGGCTCAAGCCCGATTTCAAACCGATCAATCGCATCAACATGGATGTGTGTATTCCTGCGCTAGTGTTTGCATCGCTGACCACCATGCCGCTCGACACTGAGCAACTGCCACTCATCACCGCCTCTTTGGTTGCGGTGCTAGTGCCCGCTTTATTGATGATTCCAATCTGTAAGATTTTTAAACTCAATTTCAAGGCTTGGGCTCCGCCACACATGTTCCGCAACAGTGGCAACCTCGCGATTCCTCTGTTCACGTATACCTTTGGCGAGAGCGCATTAGCCCCTGCAGTACTGCTGTTTGTGGTGTCGGCGTGCGTGCACATTAGTGTTGGCTTGGCGCTCCTAAGCGAAGGTAACCCGATCAAACAGATCCTCAAGATGCCGATATTTTTGGCCGCTGCATTAGCGATGACGCTCAACCTGTCTGGCATTACAGTGTGGAATCCAATCTACGAAGCCACATCGTTACTTGGCCAAGCTGCCGTGCCTATCATGCTGTTATCGCTGGGTTCGCAAATGGTAAACTTGAAGCTGAGTGGGCTCAAAGTTGGCTTGCTGTGTACGGCTCAATCGCTGTTCACAGGAGCCATCGCCTTTGCCATCATCTATTTCTTTATCCCGCTGCCTACGCTGCACTTACAAATGATGGTGCTGTTCACCATGCTGCCACCCGCCGTGATGAACTATCTGTTTGCAGAACGCTTCAATGTCGAGCCACCCAAGGTCGCGTCTATGGTGTTGTTCGGCAACTTCCTGAGCGTGGTTACCTTACCTATATTGCTGTCGTTCGCGCTGTCTATGTCGAGTTAA